The genomic stretch TTCGGTCCAGACTTTGATGCTTCCCTTGTATGGGGACCATTAATGGGAAGGGTTATTTATGCAGGCATCAGGGTTAAGATAAAATAAGAAAAATAAGGGGAAATTTACCTTGATAATGAATCCAAAATTAAAACAACTAGTATAAATTACACAAAATTAAAAACTTAAAACTATGAAAACACCAAAAATTATAATTCTAGCAGCATTAATTGTTTTTTCATTTACCACTAATGCTCAAGACAAGAAAAAAACAGAAGAAATAACCATTAAAACATCTGTAGTTTGTAACATGTGCAAATACAATGTTGAAAAAGCCATGGCTTATGAAAAAGGAGTTAAAAAATCAAACGTGAAAGTGCAGGAACAAACTGTTACAATTCTATTTGATCCCAAAAAAACATCTCCGGAAAAAATAAAAAAAGCAATTACGATGGCTGGTTATGATGCAGATGAAATGTTAGCCGATCCGAAAGCCTACGAAAAATTAGATGCTTGTTGCAAAAAAGATAATGAAGTGCATGAATAATTGAACCTAATCCTGAAATTTAAAAAGGAACCATTAAAATAGTGTAGTTCCTTTTCAATTGGTATTGAGAAAAATTATCTTTTGATTCTTATAAATAAAGTATGTGTTTCAAACCTTCAATATCTTGTTTTTCCTTAACAATACAACTGATTTACCAAGTTTTACCATTTTTCAAGCAGACTATTACAATACTTGTAAATGGTAAAGGGTTTAAATTTATAGCGAGGATAAGAATAAAAGCACCAAATATGGAAGAAATATTTTTTGCATTACCACAACACGAAGAATCTTGAAACTCCTTATTAACTTTTAAATTTATGCTGCTAATAAAGCATCACATCAATATTTTAGTCAAAAATTCAATCAAAATAAATGAAATTAAATTCAATTAAACATTAAATAAAAAAGGAGCTACACTATATTAGGCCACTGAAAAAGCTAACCCCGAAGGGGGTGACAGGATTACAGAAAATAACAACAATTAAAACCAAAACCCCGAAGGGGTGTTATAAAAATAAACAATCAATAATTTCACCCCTCCGGGGTTGAACTGGAATTAAAAATATTAATCTATAATTGTATCATCCCTTCGGGATTAGCTTTTTCAGTGGCCTCACACTATGCAGTTCCCATTTTTGTAAGTAAAAATCTTTATCGAATAAGAGTTACTGTTCCGGTATGTTCATAAGGCTTACCATCTAGCCCTTCTGCTTTTATCATTACAAAATAAGCTCCATCTGCAGTCTCTTTTCCAGATACTTTTCCGTCCCAGCCAACATTATAGTCATCAGAAACAAATACTAATTTTCCCCACCTATTGTAAATTGAACAGCTGTAACTCTTTAAGCCTCTGCTTTTTACTTTAAACATGTCATTTTTACCATCTCCATTCGGAGAAAATACGTTAGGGATTTCTAAAAATGAATCACTTTCAACTAATATGCTTATGCTAAAAGTATCCGGACAATTTGCAAGACTACTGTAGGCTATAAGTATTACCTCATAGCTTCCACCTTCTGTATAGGTATAACTTGTGTCTTTTTGAGTTGAACTTATTCCTGTTCCAAAATGCCAGATATAATTATTTGCAAAAAAAGATTGATTTAAAAAGTTTACATTATGTGGAGTAATTCCAGTTAATGGAGTAGCAGTAAACAAAGCATCTGCATAATCAATTGTCGCTGTTGTTTGTGAGGCGGCACTTTCACAACCATTTACAATAACCGAAAGATAATAACTCCCTACATTCTGAGCGCTTAAATTGTTTATTAATGGATTTTGCTGGCTGGATGTAAAACCATTTGGCCCTGTCCAACTATAGGTTGCATTTGTAATAGTTTCTGCATTAAGTTGTAGACTAGTTCCCGCGCATTGTGGATTATTAGCTTGAACTACTGGAGCAGCTGAAGGAGGATTAATAACGACATTAGTGGTGGCAGGAGAGCTGGTACAACCGTTTATTGTTAAGGTTGCTGAATAGATCCCTGCATGGCCAAACAAATAAACATTGTTTATTTGTGGGTCATTTCCTGGTATTGGAGCACCTGATGGATTTGTCCAGTTAACAGTTCCATTAGTTACTCCCGATATTAAATTTAAAGTTCCTCCCGAACAAATTGGTGAGTTAGATGTTGGACTTGGAGGCAATGGTAAGGCTTGAATAGTAACTATTACAGGTTCAATGTCTGTACAACCAGATGCTGAAGATTGTATATAATAAGTGCCACTTACACTTACAGCATTTGGGGATGTTAAGCTTGTTGTTGCTCCAGCATCCGTCCAATAAGTTAAAGTTCCTGAGCCTGTGCTTCCTGAAGTTGCTGATGCTGCAGTTATATCTACCGTTGCTGGGGAACAAACTGCCGCAGGATTTGTAATTGAAAGTACTGGCGTGGTATTAATCACAACAGTAACAGGTTCAATGTCCGT from Bacteroidota bacterium encodes the following:
- a CDS encoding heavy-metal-associated domain-containing protein; amino-acid sequence: MKTPKIIILAALIVFSFTTNAQDKKKTEEITIKTSVVCNMCKYNVEKAMAYEKGVKKSNVKVQEQTVTILFDPKKTSPEKIKKAITMAGYDADEMLADPKAYEKLDACCKKDNEVHE